A stretch of Kazachstania africana CBS 2517 chromosome 7, complete genome DNA encodes these proteins:
- the KAFR0G01590 gene encoding pyridoxal phosphate homeostasis protein (similar to Saccharomyces cerevisiae YBL036C; ancestral locus Anc_3.324) produces MSQITYTAERKDELIKQYDSIKSKVDAEHSTKEVLLLAVSKLKPASDIKILYDHGVRQFGENYVQELIEKASLLPNDIKWHFIGGLQTNKCKDLAKVANLYCIETIDSLKKAKKLNEARGKYQPNADPIMCNVQINTSHEEQKSGLSKEDEIFQVIEFFQSEEAKYVKLNGLMTIGSWEVSHNESEENEDFTTLVNWKEKVDTKFGTNLNLSMGMSSDYKQAIKQGSSEVRVGTDIFGTRPPKNEAHVL; encoded by the coding sequence ATGTCCCAAATTACTTACACTGCAGAAAGGAAGGATGAATTAATCAAACAGTATGATTCTATAAAATCCAAAGTTGATGCAGAACATTCCACAAAGGAGGTTCTGCTACTAGCTGTATCGAAACTGAAACCAGCGAGTGATATTAAGATCCTATACGATCATGGAGTTAGGCAATTCGGTGAAAATTACGTGCAagaattgattgaaaagGCTAGTCTGTTACcaaatgatattaaatGGCATTTTATAGGTGGATTGCAGACTAATAAGTGCAAAGATTTGGCTAAAGTAGCAAATCTCTACTGCATTGAGACAATTGACTCGTTAAAGAAagccaagaaattgaatgaagcCCGTGGTAAGTACCAACCTAATGCCGATCCAATTATGTGTAATGTCCAAATCAACACTTCAcatgaagaacaaaaatCAGGTCTTTCCAAGGAAGATGAGATTTTTCAGGTTATAGAATTTTTTCAGtcagaagaagcaaaatATGTTAAATTGAACGGATTAATGACAATTGGTTCTTGGGAAGTTTCACATAATGAGTCTGAAGAAAACGAGGATTTCACCACTTTGGTAAATTGGAAGGAAAAGGTTGACACGAAATTTGGTACgaatttgaatctttcaatggGGATGAGTTCTGATTACAAACAAGCGATCAAACAGGGCTCTTCTGAAGTTAGAGTCGGCACTGATATATTCGGTACCAGACCTCCAAAAAATGAAGCCCATGTCTTATAG
- the TAH18 gene encoding NAPDH-dependent diflavin reductase (similar to Saccharomyces cerevisiae TAH18 (YPR048W); ancestral locus Anc_3.329) has protein sequence MSSHKIVILYGSETGNSEDFATILSHKLRRLQFPHTLSAFGDFDPSKILETRYLFIIAATTGQGELPRNVHESSVGNAKSKTLWSILKRKKLPANFLSHVQVSFLGLGDSSYPKFNFGIRKLHQRMVGQLGAKELFDRLEADERGMAGSNKGTGSGIETVYFEYEKRVTELLMKKFPRRCNDEGLLVDRVEIDSSVYIEPKTYLEVAKNELSTNTVVFKGDASIKYGIVTDNKRITKEDHFQDVRQFIFNNEKQDERPEYYPGDTVSIYPCNTDINVQRFLDNQSQWLEFADEPLEFTNGVPEGLSEGGLVEPLTLRNILKYHCDLMAIPRTSFFMKIWMFATDVSRMERGQEQLDQQRDKLYEFATDQDMQELYDYCNRPRRSILELVEDFLSLRLPWQFCLDFLPKIKPRYYSISSGACDENIETTVAIVKYKTILKKIRKGICTNYIASLKEGDRIRYKIQNNHLIKDEYKDKPMILMGPGVGLAPLLSVIKSQPAGRPDINLFFGCRFKDKDYFYEELLESWNKNGDITLYPVFSRDRENSPDCKYIQDAVWKFGPAMTNLMVKEKALLFLCGASGKMPIQIRLTLIEMLKKWGGFKDEAEAKNYLKEMEREDRYLQETW, from the coding sequence ATGTCTTCTCATAAAATAGTCATTCTGTATGGTTCCGAAACTGGTAATAGTGAAGATTTTGCAACCATCTTGTCGCATAAACTTCGAAGACTGCAGTTCCCACATACACTATCAGCTTTCGGTGATTTCGATCCatccaaaattttagaGACTAGATATCTCTTCATTATCGCTGCTACAACTGGTCAAGGTGAACTCCCAAGGAATGTTCATGAATCTTCTGTCGGTAATGCCAAGAGTAAGACATTATGGTCCATTTTAAAGCGCAAAAAGTTACCAGCTAATTTCCTAAGTCACGTTCAGGTATCTTTCTTAGGATTAGGCGATTCATCATACcccaaattcaattttggtATCAGAAAATTACATCAAAGAATGGTGGGCCAATTAGGCGCTAAGGAGCTTTTTGATAGATTAGAAGCAGATGAACGAGGTATGGCAGGAAGTAACAAGGGTACTGGTTCGGGTATTGAAACGgtttattttgaatatgaaaaacGTGTAACTGAATtactaatgaaaaaatttcctcGACGTTGTAATGATGAGGGACTACTAGTTGATAGagttgaaattgattcGTCGGTTTATATTGAACCGAAAACTTATCTAGAAGTAGCTAAGAATGAATTATCCACAAATACAGTTGTATTCAAAGGAGATGCTTCTATCAAATATGGTATTGTTACCGATAATAAACGGATTACCAAGGAAGACCATTTCCAAGACGTTAgacaatttattttcaataatgaaaagcAAGATGAAAGGCCAGAGTATTATCCTGGCGATACTGTGTCCATTTATCCATGCAATACTGATATAAATGTCCAGAGGTTTCTTGATAATCAATCACAATGGCTGGAATTTGCTGATGAACCATTGGAATTCACTAATGGGGTTCCTGAGGGTTTAAGCGAAGGTGGATTAGTTGAACCGTTAACATTAAGAAATATCTTGAAGTATCATTGTGATTTGATGGCCATTCCAAGAACTAGTTTTTTCATGAAAATTTGGATGTTTGCAACTGACGTTAGTAGAATGGAAAGAGGTCAAGAACAGTTGGATCAACAGAGAGATAAATTGTACGAATTTGCTACTGATCAAGATATGCAAGAGTTGTATGATTATTGTAATCGGCCAAGAAGGTCAATTTTAGAACTTGTGGAAGATTTCCTTTCATTGAGATTACCTTGGCAATTCTGTCTAGATTTTTTACCTAAGATAAAGCCACGCTATTATTCCATTTCAAGCGGTGCATGTGATGAAAACATTGAAACCACAGTGGCCATTGTTAAATATAAGACCATTCTTAAGAAGATTAGGAAAGGGATATGCACCAATTACATTGCAAGTTTGAAGGAAGGCGATAGGATTCGTTAtaagattcaaaataatcattTAATTAAAGATGAGTATAAGGATAAACCTATGATATTGATGGGACCTGGTGTTGGTCTTGCTCCATTACTATCTGTAATCAAATCGCAACCAGCAGGTAGACCTGAtattaatttattctttgGTTGTAGATTTAAGGATAAGGATTATTTctatgaagaattattggaaTCATGGAATAAAAATGGGGACATCACTTTGTATCCTGTCTTTTCCAGAGATCGTGAAAATTCACCTGattgtaaatatattcaagaCGCAGTGTGGAAGTTTGGTCCTGCTATGACGAATTTGATGGTTAAAGAGAAAGctctattatttttatgCGGGGCATCAGGTAAGATGCCTATACAGATAAGATTGACATTGATTGAAATGTTAAAGAAATGGGGTGGATTTAAAGATGAAGCTGAAGccaagaattatttgaaagagaTGGAAAGAGAGGACAGATATTTACAGGAGACCTGGTAA
- the POL30 gene encoding proliferating cell nuclear antigen (similar to Saccharomyces cerevisiae POL30 (YBR088C); ancestral locus Anc_3.332) → MLEAKFSEASLFKRIIDGFKDCVQLVNFQCKEDGIIAQAVDDSRVLLVSLEIGVEAFQEYRCDHPVTLGMDLNSLSKILRCGNNSDNLTLIADDTPDSIILLFEDTSKDRIAEYSLKLMEIDADFLRIEELQYDTTLMMPSTEFSKIVRDLSQLSDSLNIMITKETIKFVADGDIGSGSVILKPFVNMEKPNESIKLEMESPVDLTFGVKYLLDIVKGSSLSEKVGIRLSSEAPALFQFDLSSGFLQFFLAPKFNDEE, encoded by the coding sequence atgTTAGAAGCTAAATTCTCAGAAGCATCCTTATTTAAAAGAATCATTGACGGTTTCAAAGATTGTGTCCAACTAGTCAATTTCCAATGTAAAGAAGATGGTATCATCGCACAAGCTGTCGATGATTCTCGTGTTCTTTTGGTCTCTTTAGAAATCGGTGTAGAAGCATTCCAAGAATATAGATGTGATCATCCTGTTACTTTAGGTATGGatttaaattcattgagTAAAATCTTACGTTGTGGTAATAATTCAGATAATTTAACTTTAATTGCTGATGATACTCCTGATTCTATCATCTTATTGTTTGAAGACACTTCAAAGGATAGAATCGCTGAatattctttaaaattaatggaAATTGATGCAGATTTCTTaagaattgaagaactACAGTATGATACTACTTTAATGATGCCGTCCACTGAATTCTCTAAAATTGTAAGAGATTTAAGTCAACTATCAGATTCTTTAAACATTATGATCACAAAGGAAACAATAAAATTTGTTGCTGATGGTGATATCGGTTCAGGTTCCGTCATCTTAAAACCATTTGTTAACATGGAAAAACCAAATGAAAGTATTAAATTAGAAATGGAAAGTCCCGTCGATCTAACTTTCGGTgttaaatatttattagatATCGTTAAAGGTTCTTCTCTATCAGAAAAAGTAGGCATCAGATTATCAAGTGAAGCTCCTGCTCTTTTCCAATTCGATCTATCAAGTGGGTTCTTACAATTCTTCTTGGCTCCAAAGTTTAATGACGAAGAATAA
- the NHP6B gene encoding high-mobility group nucleosome-binding protein (similar to Saccharomyces cerevisiae NHP6B (YBR089C-A) and NHP6A (YPR052C); ancestral locus Anc_3.333) yields MAPTKDTKKRTQRRKKDPNAPKRALSAYMFFANENRDIVRSENPDVTFGQIGRILGERWKALNAEDKEPYEAKAAADKKRYESEKELYMATHATE; encoded by the coding sequence ATGGCTCCAACAAAAGAcacaaagaaaagaactcaaagaagaaagaaggATCCAAATGCCCCAAAGAGAGCTCTTTCTGCTTACATGTTCTTCGCTAATGAAAACAGAGATATCGTAAGATCAGAAAACCCTGATGTCACTTTCGGTCAAATCGGTAGAATATTAGGTGAAAGATGGAAGGCTTTAAATgctgaagataaagaaCCTTACGAAGCTAAAGCTGCTGCTGACAAGAAAAGATACGAATCTGAAAAGGAATTATACATGGCTACTCACGCTACTGAATGA
- the TIM12 gene encoding Tim12p (similar to Saccharomyces cerevisiae MRS5 (YBR091C); ancestral locus Anc_3.334) — translation MSFFLNTYGSQEVSQEKLDVAEVQFEAMNSTFNNILKSCLEKCIPHEGYSEGDLTKGEMCCIDRCVAKIHFSNRLIGGLVQARGFTPENSLPHYETIKDKLLQSQQHEEK, via the coding sequence ATGTCATTCTTTCTTAATACATATGGGTCACAGGAAGTGTCGCAGGAGAAATTAGATGTTGCTGAGGTTCAGTTTGAAGCGATGAACAGtacattcaataatattttgaagagcTGTTTAGAGAAATGTATACCGCATGAAGGATACAGTGAAGGAGATCTGACGAAGGGAGAAATGTGTTGTATTGATCGTTGTGTTGCCAAGATTCATTTCAGTAATCGATTGATCGGAGGTCTAGTTCAAGCTAGGGGATTCACACCGGAGAATTCATTACCGCATTACGAGACTATCAAAGATAAACTGCTGCAATCACAACAACATGAAGAGAAGTGA
- the PBY1 gene encoding putative tubulin tyrosine ligase (similar to Saccharomyces cerevisiae PBY1 (YBR094W); ancestral locus Anc_3.335), with amino-acid sequence MHVLITNDDGPLNDDLSQYIRNFVQTIRKSKPDWKITVCVPHIHRSWSGKAHLAGKNLTAQFLYSKLDATDNSFLGPFTKPQLPNDDSKLPHVINNDIPKDAIEWILIDGTPASCANIALYHLRHTKFDLVLSGPNVGRNTSAAYSTSSATIGAAMESVISGRTKAIAISWAYFDGFKTPSEEIMKIASKRSIDVSQHLYDNWNSETDLYSINIPIFKELSMETRVFYAPIWENRWNPMFDGAVIKEPDALTEIEDANQSYSITFNWNPDFKKHRNSKHYKVNNDFDPTDYVKHIAPGTDSYYIEKKQITVTPLRAIFRYIDHLVGELQLDDNNNDYEGLVAITIPENDYIFNPIKSSVKKYLPNYKIVNELPKSDSTKIFQYGDYEQLDVDRLVNNNGNYFANSYIYRKALIRKHYLLNTIENYVAKNPSSILKKAYMESYNLDLDYAEFLDDSLDESWELKQELEKEEKWWIIKPSMSDKGQGIRVFKTIDDLQAIFDSFDDDDDDQDSVEETDQSGQFIDDNKINISQLRHFIVQEYLSNPLLLPSMNNKKFHIRCYITCKGDLEVFVYNRMLALFAPTPFEKLDEIEYDVTNLNNLQCHLTNTCLQAKNENKGLSVKEFDNIEDISEENKENIKKQIHEISHEIFKAAVTVNRMNFQPLPNAFETYGVDFLIDDEFNVKLLEINAYPDFKQTGDELKGLIDELFDSTVKYVVKPLLEGEKTIQESENYVKVLNHTSNQW; translated from the coding sequence ATGCACGTCTTAATCACTAATGATGACGGTCCATTAAATGACGATTTATCTCAAtatattagaaatttcGTACAAACTATTCGTAAGTCGAAACCTGATTGGAAAATTACAGTTTGTGTACCACATATACATAGATCATGGTCAGGTAAAGCTCATTTAGCTGGTAAAAACTTAACAGctcaatttctttactCGAAATTGGATGCTACTGATAACTCTTTCTTGGGTCCTTTTACAAAACCACAATTACCAAAtgatgattcaaaattaccTCATGTTATCAATAATGATATCCCCAAGGATGCTATAGAATGGATTCTAATCGATGGTACTCCTGCATCATGTGCTAATATTGCTCTATATCATCTAAGACATACTAAATTCGATCTTGTCTTATCAGGTCCAAATGTTGGTAGAAATACATCTGCCGCTTACAGTACTTCAAGTGCCACCATCGGTGCAGCAATGGAATCTGTCATTTCAGGTAGAACAAAGGCAATTGCAATTTCATGGGCTTATTTCGATGGCTTCAAAACCCCATcagaagaaataatgaaaatcgcttcaaaaagatcaattGATGTGTCACAACACCTTTATGATAATTGGAATTCTGAAACAGATCTTTATTCTATcaatattccaattttcaaagaactATCTATGGAAACAAGAGTCTTTTACGCACCAATTTGGGAAAATAGGTGGAATCCAATGTTTGATGGTGCTGTAATTAAAGAGCCCGATGCGTTAACggaaattgaagatgctAATCAATCCTATAGTATTACATTCAATTGGAATCCAGATTTTAAGAAACATCGTAATTCGAAACATTACAAAGTAAACAATGATTTTGATCCAACTGATTATGTTAAACATATTGCACCTGGAACAGACTCTTATTATATCGAAAAAAAGCAAATTACTGTTACTCCATTAAGGGCAATCTTTAGATATATCGATCATCTCGTCGGAGAATTGCAACTTGATgacaataataatgattaCGAAGGTTTAGTAGCAATCACAATTCCTGAAAATGATTACATTTTCAATCCGATTAAATCCTCagttaaaaaatatttaccaaACTATAAAATTGTCAATGAGTTACCCAAATCTGATAGTActaaaattttccaatatggTGATTATGAGCAATTGGATGTAGATAGATTagtaaataataatggaaaTTATTTTGCGAACTCATACATCTATAGGAAAGCATTAATCAGAAAGCATTATCTTTTAAATACTATTGAGAACTATGTGGCCAAAAATCCAAGTTCTATATTGAAGAAGGCTTATATGGAGTCATATAATTTAGACTTGGATTATGCTGAATTCCTTGATGATTCTCTAGATGAAAGTTGGGAGTTAAAGcaagaattggaaaaagaagagaaatgGTGGATAATCAAACCAAGTATGAGCGATAAAGGACAAGGTATTAGGGTGTTCAAGACAATAGATGATTTACAAGCGATCTTTGATTCctttgatgatgacgatgatgatcAAGATTCTGTCGAAGAAACTGATCAATCTGgtcaatttattgatgataataaaattaatatatCTCAGTTGCGTCATTTCATTGTACAGGAATACCTTTCAAatccattattattaccttCTATgaataacaaaaaattcCATATTCGTTGTTATATCACTTGTAAAGGTGATTTAGAAGTATTCGTTTATAATAGAATGCTTGCACTATTTGCTCCAACaccatttgaaaaacttgaCGAGATAGAGTATGACGTTACAAATCTGAATAATCTACAATGTCATTTAACAAATACCTGTCTACAAGCtaagaatgaaaataaaggcCTATCAgtaaaagaatttgataatatagAGGATATCtctgaagaaaataaagaaaacatCAAAAAGCAAATTCATGAAATTTctcatgaaatttttaaagcTGCAGTGACTGTAAATAGAATGAATTTCCAACCGTTACCAAATGCTTTTGAAACATATGGTGTTGATTTCTTAATTGATGACGAATTTAACGTCAAACTCCTGGAAATAAACGCATATCCTGATTTCAAGCAAACTGGtgatgaattgaaaggTTTAATCGACGAGTTGTTCGATAGCACCGTAAAATATGTCGTTAAACCATTATTGGAAGGCGAGAAAACAATTCAAGAGTCGGAGAACTACGTAAAAGTATTGAACCACACTTCAAACCAATGGTGA
- the RXT2 gene encoding Rxt2p (similar to Saccharomyces cerevisiae RXT2 (YBR095C); ancestral locus Anc_3.336), which translates to MTDSAPLRNGAHEEEPNELECIRNFTKRIIKQRAGNFRPLKRSNDGRIIFPSAVGMSSNRGTKLYQGSELISRETLNSKSLLEDVVFYNGSEHNLLQRFETSKKRNTENATTDNSSDDSDEEDYYDLHKLVNVRDLLVPIGSLSDIIKRPNINRPFVNPIIDKLSLQIILMIEKEQLSGNRYSRLLDIFLGDSPEPLLEKNLGLDNYDHNLKLPDEENDEDLTMEGEKDDAVDAEDDDPFFALPKMDKSTGLKKLMHDSIESSTATEQMEITRQMAQIALQRNQEFIRNLKKISLFLDKTMRIRERILSWSKEYVGIQDDDVTVPSALHVVKRGLISATTNKTMQDEEGNEILEE; encoded by the coding sequence ATGACTGATTCTGCTCCACTGAGAAATGGGGCTCATGAAGAGGAGCCTAATGAACTGGAATGTATCAGAAATTTCACGAAACGAATAATCAAGCAAAGAGCAGGCAATTTCAGACCTTTGAAGAGATCAAATGATGGACGCATCATCTTCCCCAGTGCAGTGGGGATGTCATCAAATAGAGGGACAAAGCTGTATCAAGGTTCAGAGTTGATAAGTAGAGAAACTTTGAATTCGAAGTCTTTGCTTGAAGATGTTGTATTTTACAACGGCTCAGAACATAACcttcttcaaagatttgaaacttccaagaaaagaaacacTGAAAATGCTACTACGGACAATAGCAGTGATGATAGCGACGAAGAGGACTATTACGATTTGCATAAATTGGTCAATGTGCGAGACTTGTTAGTTCCAATAGGTTCCCTCAGTGACATTATCAAACGTCCTAATATTAATAGGCCCTTCGTCAACCCGATAATTGATAAGCTCTCGTTACAGATAATACTGATGATAGAAAAGGAACAGTTATCGGGTAATAGATACTCCAGGTTGCTGGATATATTCCTTGGTGATTCACCTGAACCCCTACTGGAAAAGAATTTAGGATTAGACAATTATGATcacaatttgaaattacctgatgaagaaaatgatgaagaccTGACTATGGAAGGGGAGAAAGATGATGCAGTGGATgcagaagatgatgatccATTTTTTGCACTACCCAAGATGGATAAGTCAACCggtttgaaaaaattgatgcaTGATAGTATTGAATCCAGTACGGCCACAGAACAAATGGAAATTACGAGGCAAATGGCACAGATTGCTTTGCAAAGAAATCAAGAATTTATAAGGAAcctaaaaaaaatcagcTTATTTCTTGATAAGACCATGAGAATACGAGAAAGGATTTTGAGTTGGAGTAAAGAGTACGTGGGTAttcaagatgatgatgtaaCAGTACCTAGTGCACTACATGTGGTTAAAAGAGGTTTGATTAGTGCAACAACAAATAAGACAATGCAAGATGAAGAAGGAAATGAAATTCTTGAAGAGTGA
- the KAFR0G01660 gene encoding uncharacterized protein (similar to Saccharomyces cerevisiae YBR096W; ancestral locus Anc_3.337) gives MLATVCKYLVGLFLLSSYKSLPGAYFVRFYYSPIKYALLPVFTGYDTKNIKTLQNDKFGVFRANKYTTYASPFECDFYFHKSNSTYFAELDVNRGGLMCKIFQKLFLTSKHYPFIPVANVFMNFLKEIKPFEKYDISSHIFCWDQKWLYIMSRFTRTNDKTLFSIAITKYVLKDGRKTINPRDAMKACGIYNEEVEKISQENLVLLTEKSGFHDTAVLESVEHNYGDI, from the coding sequence ATGCTAGCCACCGTTTGCAAATATCTAGTTGGACTGTTCCTGCTCTCCTCTTATAAGTCGCTTCCTGGGGCTTACTTTGTCAGATTCTACTATTCGCCAATAAAATATGCATTGCTGCCAGTCTTCACTGGTTATGATACAAAGAATATTAAGACTTTgcaaaatgataaatttggcGTATTTAGAGCAAATAAATACACTACGTATGCTTCACCGTTTGAATGTGACTTCTATTTCCACAAAAGTAATAGTACCTATTTCGCTGAATTGGATGTCAATAGAGGCGGATTAATGTGTAAAATTTTCCAGAAATTGTTCTTAACATCGAAACATTATCCATTTATTCCCGTAGCCAACGTCTTCATGAATTTCTTAAAAGAGATTAAACCATTCGAGAAATACGATATTTCATCTCATATCTTTTGTTGGGATCAAAAATGGCTTTATATCATGAGTAGATTCACTAGGACGAATGACAAGACGCTTTTCTCAATTGCCATCACCAAGTATGTTCTAAAAGATGGAAGAAAGACTATTAATCCAAGAGATGCAATGAAAGCTTGCGGCATCTAcaatgaagaagttgaGAAGATCTCTCAAGAAAACCTCGTTCTATTAACTGAAAAGTCGGGCTTCCACGACACTGCAGTCCTTGAGAGTGTGGAACACAACTATGGTGACATCTAG